From one Lolium rigidum isolate FL_2022 chromosome 4, APGP_CSIRO_Lrig_0.1, whole genome shotgun sequence genomic stretch:
- the LOC124648429 gene encoding probable LRR receptor-like serine/threonine-protein kinase At1g05700, whose translation MGEQWLSSSMVAPCLLLLLFGIVGGGGVLRVHGQADNLGFLSIDCGLPESAAGYVDNVTKLSFVSDAGFIDAGTNYNMSTEYITPSMGKSFHNVRSFGGGASARNCYTLRNLVSGLKYLIRAKFMYGNYDGLNRVPVFDLHLGVNYWTTVNITDADTPVIVEVIAVVPGGSAQVCLVNTGSGTPFISSLDLRPLKNLLYPMANATQGLVLLARANFGPSDGKLIRFPDDPHDRIWFPMSKPTEWSEITTPLKVQNIDNDNFEAPTAVMQTAITPINASSPIEFFWDAEPSANDPAPGYICILHLSELQLLPPGAARQFFVTINGLLWYPRGFSPQYLYSNAVFNSNANYGFHQYNVSLNATPNSTLPPILNGLEIFSVVPTAGVPTAAQDVSAITAIRGKYQLKKNWMGDPCVPKSFTWNGLGCSYAVSIPPSVTGLNLSASGLSGNLSSSFASLRGLQYLDLSRNNLTGTIPDTFSQLSSLTLLDLTGNQISGSIPSGLLKRMQDGSLTLRYGSNPNLCTNGDSCQPPKKKKSSKVAVYVAVPIAVLLVIVLLSVLFLCMLRRRQGTTSRNSFRPPNKAGIAPSHSHSRVSNEHSSLRLDNRRFTYAELEAVTNGFRREIGKGGFGRVYLGTLEDNTQVAVKLRSENSDQGEQEFLAEAQTLAKIHHKNLVSLIGYCKDREYMALVYEYMSEGALHGHLRGRGNNSRCLTWRQRLRIALESAQGLEYLHKGCNPPLIHRDVKPANILLNANLEAKIADFGLLKAFNSGSDTHVSTDRLVGTTGYTAPEYLLTYQLTIKSDVFSFGVVLLEIVTGKPHILNDPERTSITQWVQRCLARGNIESVVDTRMSGDYDVNGVWKAADTALKCTAQLPEHRPTMTDVVAQLQECLDLEAARCDANGGFYSAGSGGNPSGYSGYGTDISTDVSQSSTGFEMERLGRVPTLPTGPDVR comes from the exons ATGGGAGAACAATGGCTGAGTTCATCAATGGTGGCGCCGTGTCTGTTGTTGCTTCTTTTCGGTATCGTCGGGGGCGGCGGTGTTCTTCGAGTCCATGGCCAGGCCGATAACTTAG GTTTCTTAAGCATCGACTGCGGGCTGCCGGAGAGCGCCGCCGGGTACGTGGACAACGTCACCAAGCTGAGCTTCGTGTCGGACGCCGGCTTCATCGACGCCGGCACCAACTACAACATGTCGACCGAGTACATCACGCCGTCGATGGGCAAGAGCTTCCACAACGTGCGCAGCTTCGGTGGCGGTGCCAGCGCCCGGAACTGCTACACACTCCGGAACCTCGTGTCCGGGCTCAAGTACCTCATCCGGGCCAAGTTCATGTACGGCAACTATGACGGCCTGAACAGAGTGCCAGTGTTCGACCTCCACCTGGGCGTCAACTACTGGACGACGGTGAACATCACCGACGCCGACACGCCGGTGATCGTGGAGGTGATCGCCGTCGTCCCCGGTGGCTCGGCGCAGGTGTGCCTCGTCAACACCGGCTCCGGCACGCCCTTCATCTCCAGCCTCGACCTCAGGCCGCTCAAGAACTTGCTCTACCCGATGGCCAACGCCACGCAGGGCCTCGTCCTCCTCGCCAGGGCCAACTTCGGCCCAAGCGACGGAAAACTCATCAG GTTCCCCGACGACCCGCACGACCGTATATGGTTCCCGATGAGCAAGCCAACGGAGTGGTCGGAGATCACGACGCCGTTGAAGGTGCAGAACATCGACAATGACAACTTCGAGGCGCCGACGGCGGTGATGCAGACAGCCATCACGCCCATCAACGCGTCGAGCCCCATTGAGTTCTTCTGGGACGCCGAGCCCAGCGCCAACGACCCGGCGCCCGGGTACATCTGCATCCTGCACCTCTCCGAGCTGCAGCTGCTCCCGCCCGGCGCCGCGCGGCAGTTTTTCGTCACCATCAACGGCCTGCTCTGGTACCCGCGCGGCTTCTCGCCGCAGTACCTCTACTCCAACGCCGTCTTCAACAGCAACGCGAACTACGGCTTCCACCAGTACAATGTCTCGCTCAACGCGACTCCCAACTCCACGCTCCCGCCCATCCTCAACGGCCTCGAGATCTTCTCCGTCGTGCCCACCGCCGGTGTACCCACCGCCGCCCAGGACG TATCTGCAATCACGGCCATCAGAGGCAAGTACCAGCTGAAGAAGAACTGGATGGGAGATCCGTGCGTGCCCAAGAGTTTCACGTGGAACGGACTGGGTTGCAGCTACGCCGTATCCATCCCACCAAGTGTCACAGGCTT GAATCTATCTGCGAGTGGTCTCAGTGGCAACTTGTCGTCTTCTTTTGCTAGTCTCAGAGGTTTACAGTACCT GGATTTGTCACGCAATAATCTGACAGGCACAATTCCTGACACCTTTTCACAGCTGTCATCGCTCACACTTCT AGATTTGACAGGCAATCAGATCAGTGGATCAATTCCTTCTGGCCTTCTGAAAAGAATGCAAGATGGCTCTCTAACACTCAG ATATGGTAGCAATCCAAACCTCTGCACCAACGGCGACTCATGCCAGCCTCCGAAAAAGAAGAAAAGCTCTAAGGTTGCCGTGTATGTTGCCGTTCCGATTGCTGTACTGTTGGTGATTGTGCTTCTGTCAGTACTATTCCTTTGCATGCTAAGAAGAAGACAAG GAACAACATCAAGAAACAGCTTCAGGCCGCCAAACAAGGCGGGCATCGCGCCGTCTCACTCTCACTCTCGGGTCAGCAATGAACACAGCTCGTTGCGTCTTGACAATCGCCGGTTTACGTATGCTGAGCTGGAAGCTGTGACGAATGGCTTCCGGCGTGAGATTGGCAAAGGAGGGTTTGGGAGAGTCTACCTTGGCACCTTGGAGGATAACACCCAGGTGGCTGTCAAATTGCGGTCTGAAAATTCAGATCAGGGTGAACAAGAATTCCTAGCAGAG GCTCAAACCTTGGCTAAGATTCATCACAAGAATCTTGTGTCATTGATTGGATATTGCAAGGACAGGGAGTACATGGCTCTTGTATACGAGTACATGTCTGAAGGAGCCCTACATGGACATCTTAGAG GGAGAGGGAACAATTCTAGATGTTTAACCTGGAGGCAGAGACTTCGTATCGCACTGGAATCCGCACAAG GGCTTGAGTATCTGCACAAAGGATGCAACCCACCTCTCATCCACAGAGATGTGAAGCCGGCAAACATCTTGCTGAATGCAAACTTGGAGGCTAAAATAGCCGATTTTGGCTTACTCAAGGCTTTCAATAGTGGCAGTGATACTCATGTGTCCACGGATAGACTGGTCGGCACAACCGGTTATACTGCACCAGA GTACCTATTAACATATCAGCTCACCATCAAAAGTGACGTGTTTAGCTTCGGCGTAGTGCTGTTGGAGATAGTCACAGGCAAACCACACATCCTGAATGACCCAGAGCGGACGAGCATTACCCAGTGGGTGCAACGATGTCTCGCCCGTGGCAACATTGAGAGCGTGGTGGACACCCGCATGAGTGGCGACTATGATGTTAACGGCGTGTGGAAAGCCGCCGACACAGCGCTTAAATGCACCGCGCAGTTGCCGGAGCATCGTCCCACGATGACTGACGTTGTGGCACAGCTGCAGGAGTGCCTTGATCTTGAGGCTGCCCGATGTGACGCGAATGGCGGGTTTTACTCCGCAGGGAGCGGTGGAAACCCGAGCGGATATAGTGGCTACGGCACTGATATTTCCACTGACGTGAGCCAGAGCAGCACTGGATTTGAGATGGAGCGTTTGGGTAGGGTGCCAACACTGCCTACTGGTCCAGATGTGAGGTGA
- the LOC124707272 gene encoding ATP-dependent 6-phosphofructokinase 6-like, translated as MASHIILPPDDEQQRREDEEADEPPRGHDGPAAAASNTKAALPFSAMCVRISRDSYPNLRNLRNASNVSLADAAYVKISEGDFGYVLDDVPHLADYIPDVPTYPNPLQDHPAYSTVKQYFVNEDDTVPQKVVVQKNSRRGIHFRRAGPRQRVNFESDEVKACIVTCGGLCPGLNTVIRELVCGLSHMYNVNNIYGIQNGYKGFYSSNYVAITPKIVNDIHKKGGTVLGTSRGGHDTKKIVDNIQDRGINQVYIIGGDGTQKGAYEIFKEIRKRGLKVAVAGIPKTIDNDIAIIDKSFGFDSAVEEAQRAIDSAHVEACSAENGIGLVKLMGRYSGFIAMYATLASRDVDCCLIPESPFYMDGEGGLLQYIERRLKENKHMVIVVAEGAGQDIIAQSIPSSEQQDASGNKLLLDIGLWLTHKIKDHFKSKKTEMTIKYIDPTYMVRAIPSNASDNVYCTLLAHSAIHGAMAGYSSTIGMVNGRHAYIPFYRVTSTRNKVKITDRMWARLLSSTNQPSFLSQKDVDEAREADRLANKPPLPAGANHNVATAFGQSASSSSNGEI; from the exons ATGGCGTCCCACATCATCCTGCCGCCGGAcgacgagcagcagcggcgggaggacgaggaggcggacgAGCCCCCGCGCGGCCACGACGGCCCGGCGGCCGCGGCCAGCAACACCAAGGCGGCGCTGCCCTTCTCCGCCATGTGCGTGCGGATCTCCCGGGACTCCTACCCCAACCTCCGCAACCTCCGCAACGCCTCCAACGTCAGCCTCGCCGACGCCGCCTACGTCAAGATCTCCGAGGGCGACTTCGGCTACGTCCTCGACGACGTGCCGCACCTCGCCGACTACATCCCCGACGTCCCA aCTTACCCGAACCCATTACAAGACCACCCAGCATATTCAACTGTCAA GCAATATTTTGTCAATGAAGATGACACCGTACCACAAAAG GTTGTTGTTCAGAAGAATAGCCGGCGTGGGATTCACTTCCGCCGTGCAGGACCTCGTCAGAGG GTTAACTTTGAGTCAGATGAAGTGAAAGCATGCATTGTAACCTGTGGAGGCCTTTGCCCTGGGCTTAACACGGTTATCAGAGAGCTGGTGTGTGGTCTGTCGCACATGTACAATGTCAACAACATCTATGGAATACAG AATGGATACAAGGGCTTCTATTCTAGCAACTACGTTGCTATTACACCAAAGATTGTGAATGACATCCACAAGAAGGGTGGTACAGTTCTTGGAACATCACGAGGTGGTCATGATACAAAAAAGATTGTTGATAACATCCAGGATCGTGGAATTAATCAG GTGTATATCATTGGAGGAGATGGGACTCAGAAGGGAGCATATGAGATCTTCAAG GAAATCAGGAAACGTGGCCTAAAAGTTGCTGTGGCTGGGATTCCCAAGACAATAGAtaatgacatagca ATAATCGACAAGTCCTTTGGTTTTGATTCGGCTGTAGAAGAGGCTCAACGTGCCATTGATTCAGCTCATGTGGAAGCTTGCAGTGCTGAGAATGGAATAGGCTTAGTAAAACTGATGGGCCGTTATAGTG GGTTCATTGCAATGTATGCTACCCTTGCAAGCCGAGATGTG GATTGCTGCTTAATTCCAGAGTCCCCGTTTTATATGGATGGAGAAGGGGGGTTGCTGCAATATATAGAAAGGAGGCTGAAAGAGAATAAGCACATGGTCATTGTTGTTGCTGAGGGAGCAGGCCAGGATATTATTGCCCAAAGCATACCCTCTTCAGAGCAGCAAGATGCATCTGGAAATAAGCTACTTCTTGATATTGGTCTTTGGTTGACTCACAAGATTAAG GATCATTTCAAAAGCAAAAAGACGGAGATGACCATTAAATACATAG ATCCTACCTACATGGTCCGAGCTATTCCAAGTAATGCATCAGACAATGTCTACTGCACGCTGCTGGCTCACAGTGCCATTCATGGTGCCATGGCAGGATATAGCTCCACCATTGGGATGGTCAATGGCAGACATGCCTATATACCTTTCTAT AGGGTGACATCCACACGGAACAAGGTTAAGATCACGGACCGGATGTGGGCGAGGCTGCTCTCGTCAACCAACCAGCCAAGCTTCCTGAGCCAGAAGGACGTCGATGAGGCCAGGGAGGCTGATAGGCTGGCCAACAAGCCACCACTGCCAGCAGGCGCCAACCACAACGTGGCAACCGCCTTTGGCCAATCTGCATCTTCTTCCTCGAATGGCGAAATATAG
- the LOC124649826 gene encoding mitochondrial-processing peptidase subunit alpha-like — translation MYRVAGSHLRSLKHHGASRFASTSVVKQSSGGLFSWLLGGSSTKLPPLDVPLPGITIPPPLPDFIELPKTKITTLPNGIKIASETSPGPAASVGLYIDCGSVYESPSSSGASHLLERMAFRSTTNRSHLRLVREVEAIGGNVSASASREQMSYTYDALKSYAPEMVEVLLDSVRNPAFLEWEVKEQLQKIKSEISEINDNPQGLLLEALHSAGYSGALAKPLMSTESAINRLDIHTLEEFIHENYTAPRMVLAASGVEHDELVSIAEPLLSDLPAVKRHEEPKSVYVGGDYRCQADSPTTHIALAFEVPGGWRQEKTAMIVTVLQMLMGGGGSFSVGGPGKGMYSRLYLRVLNHYEQIESFSAFNSIYNNSGLFGIHAATSPDFASTAVDLAAGELLEVATPGKVTQEQLDRAKEATKAAVLMNLESRIVASEDIGSQVLTYGERKPIEHFMRAVDETTLNDISSVAKKIISSPLTLASWGDVIHVPSYESVSRKFHAK, via the exons ATGTATCGCGTCGCCGGGAGCCATCTCCGCTCTCTCAAG CATCATGGTGCTAGTAGGTTTGCTAGCACAAGTGTTGTCAAACAGTCTTCAGGTGGTCTGTTTAGCTGGCTTCTTGGCGGAAGCTCAACCAAACTGCCCCCTCTTGATGTTCCGCTCCCAGGAATTACAATTCCCCCACCGCTACCAGATTTTATCGAGCTACCCAAGACAAAAATCACTACTCTTCCAAATGGCATCAAGATTGCATCAGAAACATCACCG GGCCCGGCTGCATCGGTGGGCCTGTACATTGACTGTGGTTCTGTTTACGAATCACCTTCTTCATCTGGAGCATCACATCTATTGGAGAGAATGGCCTTCAGGAGCACAACAAACAGGAGTCACTTGCGGCTAGTTCGTGAGGTCGAAGCAATCGGAGGAAATGTATCTGCATCTGCTTCTCGTGAACAAATGAGCTATACCTATGATGCACTGAAGAGTTATGCACCGGAGATGGTTGAAGTGCTCCTTGACAGTGTGAGGAATCCAGCTTTTTTAGAATGGGAGGTCAAAGAGCAG CTCCAGAAGATAAAGTCTGAAATATCTGAAATTAATGATAATCCACAAGGTCTACTTTTGGAGGCGCTTCATTCGGCTGGATATTCTGGGGCGCTGGCAAAACCTCTGATGTCTACAGAATCCGCTATAAACAGATTGGATATTCATACCCTGGAGGAATTCATTCAT GAAAATTATACTGCTCCTAGGATGGTTCTTGCAGCATCAGGAGTTGAGCATGATGAGTTGGTTTCAATTGCGGAGCCACTTCTGTCAGATCTTCCTGCTGTGAAACGTCACGAAGAACCAAAATCAGTGTACGTGGGAGGGGACTATCGTTGCCAAGCAGATTCTCCA ACTACACACATTGCACTTGCTTTTGAGGTGCCAGGTGGCTGGCGCCAAGAAAAGACTGCAATGATTGTGACGGTGCTTCAG ATGCTCATGGGAGGAGGTGGGTCCTTCTCCGTCGGTGGTCCTGGGAAGGGAATGTATTCTCGATTGT ATCTCCGTGTCTTGAACCACTACGAACAGATCGAGTCATTCTCTGCTTTCAACAGTATCTACAACAATTCAGGTCTTTTTGGAATTCATGCAGCCACT AGCCCAGATTTTGCATCGACGGCTGTGGATTTGGCAGCAGGAGAACTCCTTGAAGTTGCAACTCCTGGAAAAG TTACTCAAGAACAGCTTGATCGTGCTAAAGAGGCTACCAAGGCTGCTGTTCTGATGAACTTGGAATCAAGA ATTGTAGCATCTGAAGATATCGGAAGTCAGGTTTTGACTTACGGAGAAAG GAAACCAATTGAACATTTCATGAGAGCTGTTGATGAGACCACTCTGAATGACATTTCTTCAGTTGCAAAGAAGATAATTTCTTCGCCACTTACGCTGGCATCATGGGGCGATG TTATCCATGTCCCGAGCTACGAGTCTGTCAGCCGCAAGTTCCATGCCAAGTGA